Proteins encoded by one window of uncultured Campylobacter sp.:
- the uvrC gene encoding excinuclease ABC subunit UvrC — protein sequence MLIEEIKSLPTAPGVYQYFDAAGKLLYVGKAKILKNRVKSYFSFTPALAPSPRLSARIAKMISEAAHLEYIVTPSESDALILENSFIKQLKPKYNILLRDDKTYPYIYVNLDDDFPRFEITRKIVKGRNIRYFGPYFHGAKEILQTLYMQFPLVQKKNCVKGKKACLFHQIGRCAAPCEDKISKQDYARIVQSALAALKNPQKMVPQLQDRMARLAQSENFEEAAQIRDKIEILKQMNVKVEVDLAKLDDFEVFAIAARDGLVCAVHFSIREGKISASSSHIINCKAPSADDIANAYKQMILSAFPAAAPVACAKIYVYDEFDDADLVCEILSKRHERAFKIYAPKIGEKRKICEIAHQNCEINIKKHLKTHDYAFLQELKDYFDLTNLPVNIEVFDNSHMFGAAPVGAMISFQDGEFNKQNYRHKHLSSNNDYDQMREYLTSRALKFDELAAPDLWLIDGGTALLNLAEEIICSVGANVDIIAISKEKIDAKAHRAKGAAKDKICTKGGIFSLPTDDKKLQFFQRLRDEAHRFAISFHQKSKRKLDLQSSKLLSLGVSKGSLKKLLDFYGDFESIYAASFDEIRSLTNIQTAEKILNNH from the coding sequence TTGCTAATAGAGGAGATTAAGAGCCTGCCTACCGCACCGGGCGTGTATCAATACTTCGACGCCGCGGGCAAGCTGCTATACGTTGGCAAGGCAAAAATTTTAAAAAATCGCGTCAAAAGCTACTTTTCTTTCACGCCCGCTCTCGCTCCGAGTCCTCGCCTAAGCGCGCGCATCGCCAAGATGATAAGCGAGGCGGCGCATTTAGAATACATCGTAACGCCCAGCGAGAGCGACGCGCTGATCCTAGAAAATTCCTTCATCAAGCAGCTAAAGCCTAAATACAACATCCTGCTGCGCGACGATAAGACCTATCCATATATCTACGTAAATTTAGACGACGATTTTCCGCGCTTTGAGATTACGCGAAAGATCGTAAAGGGCAGAAACATTAGATACTTCGGTCCTTATTTTCACGGCGCGAAGGAAATTTTACAGACGCTTTACATGCAGTTTCCGCTCGTGCAGAAGAAAAATTGCGTCAAGGGCAAGAAGGCCTGTTTGTTCCACCAGATCGGGCGCTGCGCCGCTCCGTGCGAGGATAAAATTTCAAAGCAGGATTACGCGCGTATCGTGCAGAGCGCGCTTGCGGCTCTGAAAAATCCGCAAAAGATGGTGCCACAGCTTCAGGATCGGATGGCTCGGCTCGCGCAGAGCGAAAATTTCGAGGAAGCCGCGCAGATCCGAGATAAGATTGAAATTTTAAAACAGATGAACGTAAAGGTCGAGGTCGATCTGGCAAAGCTCGACGATTTCGAGGTCTTTGCGATTGCCGCGCGCGACGGGCTCGTCTGCGCCGTGCATTTTAGCATACGTGAGGGCAAAATTTCAGCTTCAAGCTCGCATATAATCAACTGCAAAGCCCCAAGCGCCGATGATATCGCAAACGCTTACAAGCAGATGATCTTAAGCGCTTTTCCTGCCGCAGCTCCCGTGGCGTGCGCTAAAATTTACGTTTACGATGAGTTTGACGATGCGGATCTGGTGTGCGAAATTTTATCCAAACGCCACGAAAGAGCCTTTAAAATTTACGCGCCGAAAATCGGCGAGAAGCGTAAAATTTGCGAGATCGCACATCAAAACTGCGAGATCAATATCAAAAAACATCTAAAAACGCACGATTACGCATTTTTGCAGGAGCTGAAGGATTATTTTGATCTTACGAATTTGCCGGTAAATATCGAAGTTTTCGACAATTCGCATATGTTCGGCGCCGCGCCCGTGGGAGCTATGATAAGCTTTCAAGACGGCGAGTTTAACAAGCAAAATTACCGCCACAAGCACCTTAGCTCAAATAACGACTACGATCAGATGCGCGAGTACCTAACTAGCCGCGCGCTTAAATTTGATGAGCTTGCAGCGCCCGATCTGTGGCTCATCGACGGCGGAACGGCTTTGCTAAACTTGGCGGAGGAAATAATCTGTAGCGTCGGAGCAAACGTCGATATAATCGCTATCTCAAAAGAAAAGATCGACGCTAAAGCTCACCGCGCAAAGGGGGCTGCGAAAGATAAAATTTGCACGAAGGGCGGGATTTTTTCGCTGCCGACGGACGATAAAAAGTTGCAGTTTTTTCAGCGCTTGCGCGATGAAGCGCACCGCTTTGCGATCTCGTTTCACCAAAAGAGCAAACGAAAGCTCGATCTGCAAAGCTCAAAGCTGCTAAGCTTGGGCGTTAGCAAGGGGAGCTTGAAGAAGCTTTTGGACTTTTACGGCGATTTTGAGAGCATTTATGCGGCGAGCTTCGATGAGATCAGATCGCTTACGAATATCCAAACCGCCGAAAAAATTTTAAACAATCATTAA
- the guaA gene encoding glutamine-hydrolyzing GMP synthase produces the protein MQTADILVLDFGSQYTQLIARRLREQGVYTELIAYDAPIDKIKAKNPKGLILSGGPASVYAKDAYFCDDRIFELGIPILGICYGMQLIAHKFGASVVPAGKKEYGKASLKLLRASRLFGGVEDNSTVWMSHSDKVESLPDGFEVMASSDESEWCVFGDETRKIYALQFHPEVCHSEFGDRILKNFAKEICGITSTWNMGSFAKEQMIKIKERVGSAKVLCAVSGGVDSSVVAALLAHAVPQSLIAVFVDNGLLRTGERKAVEEMFRLKLGVSLDVIDASELFLSRLKGVVDPEQKRKIIGATFIEVFSKEAAKHKNVKFLAQGTLYTDIIESSVAGSSKTIKSHHNVGGLPKDMKFELIEPLREIFKDEVRQLGLELGLSREVVFRHPFPGPGLAIRIMGEVNTPSLELLRKADVILRDELKSSGWYNKTWQAFCVLLNVHSVGVMGDNRTYENAVCIRVVDASDGMTASFSRLPYDLLENVSRRIINEVDGINRVVYDISSKPPATIEWE, from the coding sequence ATGCAAACGGCAGACATTTTAGTGCTGGACTTCGGCTCTCAATACACCCAGCTGATCGCTAGGCGCTTGCGCGAACAAGGCGTTTACACCGAGCTGATCGCATACGACGCACCGATCGATAAGATAAAAGCAAAAAACCCCAAAGGCCTTATTTTAAGCGGCGGACCCGCTAGCGTTTACGCCAAAGATGCGTATTTTTGCGATGATAGAATTTTTGAGCTTGGAATTCCAATTTTAGGTATCTGCTACGGCATGCAGCTCATCGCGCATAAATTTGGCGCTAGCGTCGTGCCTGCGGGTAAAAAAGAGTATGGCAAAGCCTCTTTGAAACTGCTTCGCGCTAGCAGGCTATTTGGCGGCGTGGAGGATAACTCTACTGTCTGGATGAGCCACTCGGACAAGGTCGAGAGCCTGCCGGATGGCTTTGAGGTGATGGCAAGCTCGGATGAAAGTGAGTGGTGCGTATTCGGCGACGAGACCCGTAAAATTTACGCGCTGCAATTTCACCCCGAGGTTTGTCACAGCGAGTTTGGCGATAGAATTTTAAAAAATTTCGCTAAAGAGATCTGTGGAATAACCAGCACTTGGAATATGGGTAGCTTCGCCAAAGAGCAGATGATCAAAATAAAAGAGCGCGTAGGCAGCGCCAAAGTACTTTGCGCGGTAAGCGGTGGCGTGGATAGCTCGGTCGTAGCGGCGCTTTTGGCGCATGCGGTGCCGCAGAGCCTGATAGCGGTTTTCGTCGATAACGGCCTGCTCCGCACTGGCGAGCGCAAGGCGGTAGAGGAGATGTTTAGACTAAAACTCGGCGTGAGCTTAGACGTGATCGATGCTAGCGAGCTATTTTTAAGCAGGTTAAAAGGGGTGGTCGATCCGGAGCAAAAACGCAAAATCATCGGCGCGACCTTCATTGAAGTTTTCAGCAAAGAAGCGGCAAAACACAAAAACGTAAAATTTCTAGCCCAGGGTACGCTCTATACCGACATCATCGAAAGCTCCGTCGCAGGCTCAAGCAAGACGATCAAAAGCCATCACAACGTAGGCGGCCTGCCTAAGGATATGAAATTTGAACTGATCGAGCCTTTGCGCGAAATTTTTAAAGACGAGGTGCGCCAGCTGGGGCTTGAGCTAGGTCTTTCGCGCGAAGTCGTTTTCCGCCATCCGTTCCCGGGTCCGGGTCTTGCGATCCGCATAATGGGCGAGGTAAATACGCCGAGTCTCGAGCTGCTGCGCAAAGCCGACGTGATCCTACGCGACGAGCTAAAATCAAGCGGCTGGTATAACAAAACGTGGCAGGCGTTTTGCGTGCTGCTAAACGTGCACTCCGTCGGCGTCATGGGCGATAACCGCACCTACGAAAACGCCGTGTGCATACGCGTAGTGGACGCTAGCGACGGCATGACGGCTAGCTTCTCGCGCCTGCCTTACGACCTGCTAGAAAACGTCTCTCGCCGCATCATAAACGAAGTGGACGGCATCAACCGCGTAGTTTACGACATCTCGAGCAAACCGCCTGCAACGATAGAGTGGGAGTAA
- a CDS encoding DUF262 domain-containing protein has protein sequence MNNTKNRYSEVNLLEKIDSTDIDLEMETESEVDLNEDDKRKLYVDKVDKSTSDLFRMIVEGELNLQPDYQRRFVWDKRTMSKFIESLLLSIPIPTIFLAENGDDTFEVIDGQQRLTTIFSFMKSKLVVNEIEKLPTNLRDLDILVLNGLETLKQFNKKNYYDMVEMQRKFNNVSLPVVIIKKDSTEDIKYDIFSRINSGSIKLNNQELLNVMYRGKLIDSLNTASQEKSVDKLFGSRPVLKKRFGYHEILLRAKVMEGFVDGFDWTLKEIKVENKNYLNKEYRTYNGRLNTAILEYLKEYRNDMKEALNLTNFIKDSINKVNTVFGNDAFIRINKIGSTSINKTIAELQLVVLSKFSMDEVVKNKSKIKKSFEDFLKDSDENIFLRATNNTTNVEKRYEWGKNLSSILNEA, from the coding sequence ATGAATAATACGAAAAATAGATATTCGGAAGTGAATTTATTAGAGAAAATAGATTCAACTGACATTGATTTAGAGATGGAAACAGAGTCTGAAGTTGACCTAAACGAAGATGATAAACGAAAACTTTATGTTGATAAAGTTGATAAGTCTACTTCAGATTTATTTAGAATGATAGTTGAAGGCGAGCTAAATTTGCAGCCCGACTACCAAAGAAGATTTGTTTGGGATAAAAGAACAATGTCTAAGTTTATTGAATCTCTATTGCTGTCAATACCGATTCCAACTATTTTTTTAGCGGAAAATGGTGATGATACATTTGAGGTTATTGATGGGCAACAGCGACTTACTACTATATTTTCTTTTATGAAATCCAAATTGGTTGTCAATGAAATTGAAAAGTTACCAACTAATTTACGCGATTTGGATATTTTGGTGCTAAATGGCTTAGAAACTTTAAAGCAATTCAATAAAAAAAATTACTATGATATGGTTGAAATGCAAAGAAAATTTAATAATGTTTCACTCCCAGTTGTAATCATAAAAAAGGATTCGACAGAAGATATTAAATACGATATATTTTCAAGAATAAATAGCGGTTCGATAAAATTAAACAACCAAGAGTTGCTCAACGTTATGTATCGCGGAAAATTAATAGACTCATTAAATACTGCATCGCAAGAAAAAAGTGTTGATAAACTATTCGGAAGCAGACCGGTTCTCAAAAAACGATTTGGATACCACGAGATTCTACTAAGAGCCAAAGTTATGGAGGGTTTTGTTGATGGTTTTGATTGGACATTAAAGGAAATAAAAGTAGAAAATAAAAATTATTTAAATAAAGAATACCGTACTTACAATGGTAGACTTAATACGGCAATATTGGAATATCTTAAAGAGTATAGAAATGATATGAAAGAAGCCTTAAATTTAACAAACTTTATTAAAGATTCTATAAATAAAGTTAATACTGTATTTGGAAATGATGCTTTTATTAGAATCAATAAGATCGGCTCTACAAGTATTAATAAAACAATTGCTGAGCTACAATTGGTAGTTTTATCGAAATTTAGTATGGACGAAGTAGTAAAAAATAAGAGTAAGATAAAAAAATCATTCGAGGATTTTTTAAAAGATAGTGATGAAAATATTTTCTTGAGAGCTACAAATAATACAACAAATGTTGAAAAAAGGTATGAATGGGGAAAAAATCTTTCTAGTATTTTAAACGAGGCGTAA
- the kcuS gene encoding KCU-star family selenoprotein translates to MKKFKFNPLAAPKAVARFLARADAAFAPLIGLGDYEGYLRHFRSAHPDEIPLSRAEFFRAMQDSKAKNVKC, encoded by the coding sequence ATGAAAAAGTTTAAATTTAATCCGCTCGCAGCCCCGAAGGCCGTGGCGAGGTTTTTGGCGCGCGCGGATGCCGCATTTGCGCCGCTCATCGGGCTCGGCGATTACGAGGGCTATCTGCGCCATTTCAGAAGCGCCCATCCTGACGAAATCCCGCTAAGTAGGGCGGAATTTTTCCGCGCGATGCAAGATAGCAAGGCAAAAAACGTCAAGTGCTGA